From a region of the Vagococcus coleopterorum genome:
- a CDS encoding diacylglycerol kinase, with protein MEESIKMRARVIYNPTSGKEVLKKSLPDVLDILESAGYEASAYATTPEPNSAQDEATRAAEAGFDLIVAAGGDGTINQVINGIAPLEKRPKLAILPGGTTNDYARALKIPRGDIVEAAKIILKNQTVKMDIGQAGEKYFMNIGAGGSLTELTYEVPSKLKSVFGYLAYLVKGAEMLPRVKPINMRLTYDDGVYEGKASMFFLGLTNSVGGFENLSPNARLDDGKFSLIVVKTANLIELLHLAAMVVHGGKHINDPRILYIKTSAFKAEPLDENFKMMINLDGEYGGDAPMTFINLRQHIEMFANLDDISDDAVVGDPEELEISDAFVKEVESLTNQDINGDGQIS; from the coding sequence ATGGAGGAGTCGATAAAGATGCGAGCAAGAGTTATCTATAATCCGACATCAGGTAAAGAGGTTTTGAAAAAAAGTTTACCAGATGTGCTGGATATTTTAGAAAGTGCGGGGTATGAAGCGAGTGCTTATGCCACAACACCAGAACCAAATTCTGCCCAAGATGAGGCAACACGAGCAGCTGAAGCAGGTTTTGATTTAATCGTGGCGGCCGGTGGGGATGGCACCATCAATCAAGTGATTAATGGGATTGCCCCACTAGAAAAAAGACCGAAGTTAGCGATTTTACCAGGTGGGACAACGAATGATTATGCGCGAGCCTTGAAAATTCCACGTGGAGATATTGTCGAAGCTGCCAAAATCATTTTGAAAAATCAAACAGTTAAAATGGATATTGGTCAAGCTGGTGAAAAATATTTCATGAATATTGGTGCTGGTGGTTCGCTAACTGAGTTAACTTATGAAGTGCCATCAAAATTAAAAAGTGTCTTTGGTTATTTAGCTTACTTGGTAAAAGGGGCAGAAATGTTACCGCGAGTGAAGCCAATCAATATGCGCTTAACCTATGATGATGGGGTTTATGAAGGAAAAGCTTCAATGTTTTTCCTTGGTTTAACAAATTCAGTCGGTGGGTTTGAGAACTTGTCACCTAACGCTCGGTTAGACGATGGTAAATTTTCGCTAATTGTTGTGAAGACAGCCAATTTAATTGAGTTGCTACACTTAGCAGCAATGGTGGTTCATGGTGGGAAACATATCAATGACCCACGGATTCTTTATATCAAAACATCAGCTTTCAAAGCCGAGCCATTAGATGAAAACTTCAAAATGATGATTAACTTAGATGGTGAGTACGGTGGCGATGCGCCAATGACATTTATCAATCTACGTCAACACATTGAAATGTTTGCTAATCTCGACGATATTTCCGATGATGCTGTTGTTGGAGATCCAGAAGAATTAGAAATATCTGATGCTTTTGTTAAAGAAGTAGAAAGCTTAACGAATCAAGATATCAATGGTGACGGTCAGATTTCTTAA
- the rlmD gene encoding 23S rRNA (uracil(1939)-C(5))-methyltransferase RlmD — protein MKTLSIQKNDTITVSIIDLSHDGLGVAKVEGYPLFIENTLPGEEAEVLVLKTGKKFGFAKVLNLLKESPDRVKDIDETLIRTGIAPLHHMTYEGQLAFKEQQVNNVFQRIAKMPETKVLPIIGMDNPVEYRNKAQIPVRKVNGQLSTGFFRKNSHDLVPLENYYIQDPKIDEAIIIVRDVMEKYGVKAYIEAENNGNLRHIIVKRGHYSNEMMIVLVTRTPKLFNYEKMVQEIHQQLPEVVSIVQNINPDATNVILGKTNKTLFGQNYITDELLGKKYRISAQSFYQVNTVQAEVLYQKAIEFANLRKSDTVIDAYCGIGTIGLSLADKVDKVLGLEVNPDAIADAKINAKMNDINNVKFEIGRAEYLMPTWLKDGIEADVLIVDPPRKGLAESFIDTAVEMAPKKIVYVSCNPASLARDCQLFADKGYELKQVQPVDMFPQTPHVECVAELIKK, from the coding sequence ATGAAAACTTTATCAATACAAAAAAACGATACGATTACCGTATCAATTATCGATTTATCACATGATGGTCTAGGTGTAGCCAAAGTAGAAGGTTATCCACTATTTATTGAAAACACATTGCCAGGTGAAGAAGCAGAAGTATTAGTTTTGAAAACAGGGAAAAAATTTGGCTTTGCTAAAGTTTTAAACCTGTTAAAAGAAAGTCCTGATCGTGTTAAAGATATCGATGAAACATTGATTAGAACAGGTATTGCACCGTTACACCACATGACGTATGAAGGTCAATTAGCTTTTAAAGAGCAACAAGTTAATAACGTCTTCCAACGAATTGCTAAAATGCCTGAGACTAAAGTTTTACCAATTATTGGCATGGACAATCCAGTGGAATATCGTAATAAAGCACAAATCCCAGTTCGTAAAGTTAATGGGCAATTATCGACTGGTTTCTTTAGAAAGAATAGCCATGACTTAGTGCCGTTAGAAAACTATTACATCCAAGATCCAAAAATTGATGAAGCGATTATTATTGTTCGTGATGTCATGGAAAAATATGGTGTTAAAGCTTATATTGAAGCTGAAAATAATGGGAACTTACGTCACATTATTGTGAAACGTGGTCATTACTCAAACGAGATGATGATTGTCTTAGTGACGCGCACACCTAAATTATTTAACTATGAAAAAATGGTGCAAGAAATTCACCAACAATTACCTGAGGTGGTTTCAATTGTTCAAAACATCAATCCAGATGCAACCAATGTTATTCTAGGTAAAACGAATAAAACATTGTTTGGTCAAAACTATATTACAGATGAATTGTTAGGGAAGAAATACCGTATTTCTGCTCAATCATTCTATCAAGTTAATACGGTTCAAGCAGAAGTGTTATATCAAAAAGCGATTGAGTTTGCTAACTTAAGAAAATCAGATACAGTGATCGATGCCTACTGTGGGATTGGAACAATTGGTTTATCTTTAGCAGATAAAGTCGATAAAGTTCTGGGACTAGAAGTAAATCCAGATGCCATTGCTGATGCTAAAATCAATGCTAAAATGAACGACATCAATAATGTTAAATTTGAAATTGGTCGTGCTGAATATTTAATGCCAACTTGGTTGAAAGATGGGATTGAAGCAGATGTTTTAATCGTTGACCCACCACGCAAAGGTTTGGCTGAATCATTTATCGATACGGCCGTTGAAATGGCGCCCAAGAAAATTGTTTACGTGTCATGTAATCCAGCTAGTTTAGCTCGTGACTGTCAATTGTTTGCAGATAAGGGTTATGAACTGAAACAAGTTCAACCAGTTGATATGTTCCCACAAACACCACATGTGGAGTGTGTGGCAGAACTTATTAAGAAATAG
- a CDS encoding LTA synthase family protein, with protein sequence MKKSYYPNWLNKRMGFFTLLVLLSWAKAIFAYLVDFNLGVENAFQYFILFINPFATTIFILSAALYIKNKKASYITMLLLYTVMSILLFSNVTYYREFTDFITINTMLGAGKVSSGLGESALRLFRWYDFVYLLDLVILPVLLLRKKIKMEEKPMRGRFAIAITTCAVLFFLGNLTLAETSRPELLKRTFSRDYLVKYLGINAFTAYDGIQTFKTNQTRAQANENDVVNVEQYVADHRVKPNPDTFGMAKGRNVIYIHLESLQQFMINYKLKDENGVEHEVTPFLNSLYNGTDTYSFSNFFHQVKSGKTSDAETLLENSFFGLNQGPLFTQLGSKNTFQAAPAILGQKAGYTSAVFHGNAGTFWNRNETYKRLGYDYFFDASNYDVTAENSFQYGLHDKPFFNQSIQYLEHLQQPFYTKMIAVSNHYPYSEFKGDEAGFPIAQTNDTTINGYFATANYLDKAVEEFFNYLKDSGLYDKSMIILYGDHYGVSNSRNTELAPLLGKDAETWTDFDNAQLQRVPMMFHIPGTTTGGVQDTYGGQVDVLPTLLGLLGLDTKPYLMLGQDLLSPDRDGIVAFRNGDFLTSDYTVLHDVIYDNKTGELIAEPTPELSETIAALTDKVKLQLSNSDSLTNGDLLRFHDAGLTDVNPEDYNYTKQLPQLEAIEQELGAGSTSVYNQNKNTSTVDLYKTKTYKEYNEAK encoded by the coding sequence TTGAAAAAATCTTATTATCCAAATTGGTTAAACAAACGCATGGGATTCTTTACCTTGCTAGTTTTACTTAGTTGGGCAAAAGCCATTTTTGCTTACTTAGTTGATTTTAACTTAGGTGTGGAAAATGCCTTCCAATACTTTATTTTATTCATTAACCCATTTGCTACAACTATTTTTATTTTGTCAGCTGCGCTTTATATTAAAAATAAAAAAGCGTCTTATATTACCATGCTTTTACTTTACACAGTCATGTCAATTCTTTTATTTTCAAACGTGACTTACTACCGAGAGTTTACTGACTTTATTACCATTAACACGATGTTAGGTGCTGGTAAAGTTTCCTCTGGTTTAGGAGAAAGTGCCTTACGCTTATTCCGCTGGTATGATTTTGTTTACTTGCTTGACTTAGTTATTTTGCCAGTCCTGCTTCTTAGAAAGAAAATTAAGATGGAAGAAAAACCAATGCGTGGACGTTTTGCGATTGCTATCACCACTTGTGCGGTTCTTTTCTTCTTAGGTAACCTAACATTAGCTGAAACAAGTCGTCCCGAATTATTAAAACGGACTTTTTCACGTGATTATTTAGTGAAGTACTTAGGAATTAATGCTTTTACTGCTTATGATGGTATTCAAACCTTTAAAACAAACCAAACTCGTGCTCAAGCAAATGAAAATGACGTGGTAAACGTGGAACAATATGTTGCTGATCACCGTGTCAAACCTAACCCTGACACATTTGGTATGGCTAAAGGTCGTAATGTTATTTATATCCATCTAGAGAGTCTGCAACAATTTATGATTAACTATAAATTAAAAGATGAAAATGGTGTTGAACATGAAGTCACACCCTTCTTAAACAGTTTATATAATGGAACTGATACTTATAGCTTCAGCAATTTCTTCCATCAAGTTAAATCCGGTAAGACAAGTGATGCTGAAACATTATTAGAAAATTCTTTCTTTGGTTTGAACCAAGGTCCCTTGTTTACTCAGTTAGGGTCTAAAAATACGTTCCAAGCTGCCCCTGCAATTCTTGGACAAAAGGCTGGTTATACTAGCGCTGTCTTCCACGGTAATGCTGGAACATTCTGGAACCGTAATGAAACTTACAAACGTTTAGGATATGATTATTTCTTTGACGCTAGTAACTATGATGTGACTGCTGAAAATTCATTCCAATACGGCTTACATGACAAACCTTTCTTCAATCAATCGATTCAGTATTTAGAACATTTACAACAGCCCTTCTATACGAAGATGATTGCTGTTTCGAATCACTACCCTTACTCAGAATTCAAAGGTGATGAAGCTGGTTTCCCAATTGCCCAAACAAATGATACGACCATTAACGGTTACTTTGCTACAGCTAATTACTTAGATAAAGCTGTTGAAGAGTTCTTTAATTACTTAAAAGATAGCGGTTTATATGATAAATCAATGATTATCCTATACGGCGATCATTATGGTGTTTCAAACTCAAGAAACACTGAACTTGCTCCTTTACTTGGAAAAGACGCTGAAACATGGACTGATTTTGACAATGCTCAACTACAACGCGTGCCTATGATGTTCCATATCCCTGGTACAACAACTGGTGGGGTGCAAGATACCTACGGTGGTCAAGTTGATGTCTTACCGACCTTGCTTGGTTTACTAGGACTTGATACTAAACCCTACTTAATGTTGGGACAAGATTTATTATCACCTGACCGTGATGGTATTGTCGCATTCCGTAATGGTGATTTCTTAACATCTGATTATACGGTATTGCACGACGTCATCTATGATAACAAAACTGGTGAATTGATTGCGGAACCAACACCTGAGCTGAGTGAAACAATCGCAGCATTAACTGATAAAGTTAAATTACAACTAAGTAATTCTGATAGTTTGACAAATGGTGATCTTCTTCGTTTCCACGATGCAGGTCTAACCGATGTCAATCCAGAGGATTACAATTACACGAAACAATTGCCACAATTGGAAGCAATCGAACAAGAACTAGGTGCTGGATCAACCAGCGTTTACAATCAAAACAAAAACACTTCTACTGTCGACTTATATAAAACAAAAACATATAAAGAATATAACGAAGCAAAATAA